A genomic stretch from Neodiprion fabricii isolate iyNeoFabr1 chromosome 3, iyNeoFabr1.1, whole genome shotgun sequence includes:
- the LOC124177203 gene encoding protein strawberry notch isoform X1, producing MPRPKRTSTKRYKAEEVSEDSSAGSGSDFDDDEDPDKIEVPGGGKDLATAAGIGGIKEEKPLVPAPLLKGHGGVSTFVEPSPLLNQKFANKLPGGLVTKSNAAPGYEMLRVGGSQGTPAFMGVGGMGPVGQMAANNPYAFPPSLASLAGYNPAALFQHSKSPSAMEMSNMMGMGSLMGLGSMAGLNPFMLQQFLTQNGMHPNWSGGLSGKAVSQLWMNSGDPGKMNMQPTLPEEEEVDDEDMGVAETYADYMPTKLKLGRKHPDPVVETASLSSVEPTDVWYKVVIPEEIIRSGALSALQLESITYASQQHEHLLPDGTRAGFLIGDGAGVGKGRTIAGIIFENYLRGRKRAIWVSVSNDLKYDAERDLKDIGAGKIEVHPLNKFKYAKISSAVNSNVKKGVIFSTYSALIGESSQSGGKYKSRLKQLLQWCGEDFDGLIVFDECHRAKNLCPTGSSKPTKTGLTVLELQNKLPKARVVYASATGASEPRNMAYMVRCGMWGEGTPFPEFTDFIAAVEKRGVGAMEIVAMDMKLRGMYIARQLSFHGVAFKIEEVPLSKEFTKVYDTSVKLWVEAMQKFQEAAELIDAENRMKKTMWGQFWSSHQRFFKYLCIAAKVKHAVAVAREAVKCGKCVVIGLQSTGEARTLEQLERDDGELSDFVSTAKGVLQTLVEKHFPAPDRNRIHRLLGLEPPKSGKSHNGDFEEAGGSTGKRKPVRQAAQRASKKVKTWSTDDDVSEDDRNGGGRSSGSEFKLSGTESEDDNRSDDESNASSDFNPFYSDSDSDADPWDRRKKKGKKHKKSPKKRLSTQDKIQSMLASKTSHNKNKRNGESGMGMPGMGLSMSQAPPRDAIERACCIKEELLAQIESLGDKLPPNTLDQLIDELGGPENVAEMTGRKGRVVQTEDGAIQYESRSEVDVPLETLNLTEKQRFMDGEKTVAIISEAASSGISLQSDRRARNQMRRVHITLELPWSADRAIQQFGRTHRSNQVNAPEYIFLISDLAGERRFASIVAKRLESLGALTHGDRRATETRDLSQFNIDNKYGRAALEATMKTIMGYESPLVPPPQDYKGDFFKDVADALVGVGLICNSESMPGVLTLDKDYNNMSKFLNRILGMPVDLQNRLFKYFTDTLNAIVTQAKKTGRFDMGILDLGTSGENVKRVKLYRFLRKHATGIAPTELHIVHVERGMSWAEAMDRWESLTGSKEGFYLSHQVRNGKQTAILAVAVESGKKKGENRKDHLYTVYRPNTGLQLRQETLGELEKKYKKVETEEAEPHWTQQYDASVDTCSHAYWRGNCKNTTLGLDCEVGLRRRSYNVLAGSVLSVWSRVENVLATRSGHNSKMQVVRLRTDESLKIVGTLIPKSCMEALREALSSDAEKTEEQTF from the exons ATGCCCAGGCCGAAACGAACC TCGACAAAGAGGTATAAAGCTGAAGAAGTCAGCGAAGACAGCAGTGCAGGTAGTGGCAGTGATTTTGATGACGATGAGGATCCAGATAAAATAGAAGTACCAG GTGGTGGAAAAGATCTGGCGACAGCTGCAGGCATTGGCGGAATTAAAGAGGAGAAACCATTGGTTCCAGCTCCCTTGCTCAAGGGACATGGTGGAGTTAGCA CATTCGTGGAACCCTCGCCAT TACTCAaccaaaaatttgcaaataaacTACCGGGGGGTCTAGTTACAAAAAGCAACGCCGCTCCAGGCTACGAGATGCTTCGTGTCGGTGGGTCTCAGGGGACACCGGCCTTCATGGGTGTAGGTGGAATGGGGCCGGTTGGACAAATGGCTGCTAATAATCCCTATGCATTTCCACCGAGTCTTGCTAGTTTAGCAGGTTACAATCCCGCTGCCCTTTTTCAACATAGTAAGTCACCTTCTG CAATGGAAATGAGCAATATGATGGGAATGGGTAGTTTAATGGGCCTTGGATCTATGGCTGGTCTAAACCCATTTATGCTGCAACAATTCCTAACCCAAAACGGAATGCATCCAAATTGGTCTGGAGGATTGTCAG GTAAAGCCGTATCTCAATTGTGGATGAATTCCGGTGATCCGggaaaaatgaacatgcagCCGACACTgccagaagaagaagaagtggaTGATGAAGATATGGGTGTTGCAGAAACCTACGCAGATTACATGCCAACAAAAT TAAAACTAGGCCGAAAGCATCCTGATCCTGTTGTGGAAACCGCTTCATTATCTAGCGTGGAGCCGACAGATGTGTGGTATAAAGTTGTCATCCCTGAAGAGATTATTCGGTCCGGCGCCTTGTCCGCGTTGCAATTAGAATCGATAACATATGCATCGCAGCAGCACGAGCACTTATTACCAGATGGTACAAGAGCTGGTTTTCTCATAGGAGATGGAGCTGGAGTAGGAAAAGGTCGAACAATAGCtggaataatatttgaaaattatttaagaGGTAGAAAACGGGCGATCTGGGTATCTGTTTCtaatgatttgaaatatgaTGCTGAACGAGACTTGAAAGACATAGGCGCAGGAAAAATTGAAGTGCATccattgaataaatttaaatatgcgAAGATATCGTCGGCCGTGAATTCAAACGTTAAGAAAGGTGTTATATTCAGTACTTACTCAGCCCTCATCGGCGAATCTTCTCAAAGTGGGGGTAAATACAAAAGCCGACTGAAGCAGCTATTACAGTGGTGTGGCGAAGACTTTGATGGGTTAATTGTGTTTGATGAGTGTCACAGAGCGAAAAATCTCTGTCCTACTGGTAGTTCAAAACCAACAAAAACTGGCCTTACGGTATTAGAACTTCAAAACAAATTGCCTAAGGCACGTGTTGTATACGCTTCCGCGACGGGTGCGTCGGAACCAAGGAATATGGCTTACATGGTGAGATGTGGTATGTGGGGGGAAGGGACACCTTTTCCGGAATTCACTGACTTCATCGCTGCTGTAGAAAAAAGAGGTGTTGGCGCTATGGAAATTGTAGCTATGGACATGAAGCTGAGAGGAATGTATATAGCCAGACAGCTCAGCTTTCACGGTGTGGcattcaaaattgaagaagTTCCTTTATccaaagaatttacaaaagtGTACGACACTTCTGTGAAACTG TGGGTTGAAGCTATGCAGAAATTTCAAGAGGCTGCTGAACTTATTGATGCCGAAAAcaggatgaaaaaaacaatgtgGGGACAATTCTGGTCTTCGCatcaaagatttttcaagTATCTTTGTATAGCTGCTAAAGTTAAACATGCGGTAGCAGTTGCTCGTGAAGCAGTGAAATGTGGCAAATGTGTCGTGATAGGTCTACAATCTACTGGAGAAGCCCGTACCTTAGAACAACTAGAGAGAGATGATGGAGAACTCAGTGACTTTGTCTCAACAGCCAA GGGAGTTCTTCAAACTCTGGTGGAAAAACACTTCCCAGCACCTGATCGAAATCGAATACATCGATTGCTTGGTCTTGAGCCACCGAAATCCGGCAAATCTCATAATGGGGACTTTGAGGAAGCAGGAGGTTCAACAGGAAAACGCAAACCAGTGCGTCAAGCTGCACAGAGAGCATCGAAAAAGGTTAAGACATGGTCTACCGATGATGATGTGTCTGAGGATGACAGAAATGGCGGTGGTCGGAGTTCTGGATCGGAGTTTAAACTCTCTGGAACTGAAAGTGAAGATGATAATCGTAGCGACGATGAAAGTAACGCTAGTTCTGACTTTAATCCCTTCTACAGTGACAGTGATTCTGATGCAG ATCCGTGGGAccggaggaaaaaaaaggggaaGAAGCACAAAAAATCGCCGAAAAAACGTCTAAGTACGCAAGATAAAATTCAGTCGATGCTTGCAAGTAAAACATCacataacaaaaataaacggaACGGTGAGAGTGGTATGGGAATGCCTGGAATGGGCCTGTCAATGTCGCAAGCTCCACCACGTGATGCTATAGAGCGTGCTTGTTGCATTAAGGAAGAATTACTGGCTCAGATCGAATCTCTTGGTGACAAATTACCTCCAAATACACTGGATCAACTTATCGATGAATTAGGCGGACCTGAAAACGTTGCAGAAATGACAGGCAGAAAAGGTCGAGTTGTGCAGACTGAGGATGGTGCGATTCAGTATGAATCTCGGTCGGAAGTAGATGTTCCATTAGAAACTTTAAATTTAACAGAAAAACAAAGGTTTATGGATGGCGAAAAAACGGTAGCGATCATCTCCGAGGCCGCGAGCAGTGGTATTTCTCTGCAAAGCGATAGGCGGGCTAGAAATCAAATGCGAAGAGTACATATAACTCTAGAACTGCCATGGAGTGCCGACAGAGCTATCCAACAATTTGGAAGAACTCATAGATCCAATCAAGTCAATGCTCcagaatacatttttctaaTATCCGACTTAGCTGGAGAACGAAGGTTCGCTTCAATCGTAGCAAAACGTTTAGAAAGCTTGGGGGCTTTAACACACGGTGATCGAAGAGCTACAGAAACAAGAGATTTGTCACAGTTCAATATTGATAACAAATATGGTAGGGCTGCATTAGAAGCCACTATGAAAACAATAATGGGTTATGAAAGCCCACTGGTTCCACCACCGCAAGATTACAAAGGAGACTTCTTTAAAGACGTTGCAGATGCCTTGGTTGGGGTTGGACTAATTTGTAACAGTGAGAGCATGCCAGGCGTCTTGACCTTAGACAAAGATTACAATAATATGTCCAAATTTCTGAACAGAATTTTAGGAATGCCCGTCGATTTACAAAATAGACTTTTTAAGTACTTCACCGACACGTTGAATGCGATAGTGACTCAGGCGAAGAAAACCGGTCGTTTTGATATGGGGATTCTCGATTTGGGTACATCTGGTGAAAATGTTAAGAGAGTAAAATTGTACCGATTTTTACGGAAACACGCAACCGGCATTGCGCCAACGGAGCTACACATCGTTCACGTTGAGAGAGGGATGAGCTGGGCAGAAGCTATGGATCGGTGGGAATCTCTAACAGGATCCAAAGAAGGCTTTTACCTGAGTCATCAGGTCAGAAACGGAAAGCAGACAGCTATATTGGCTGTGGCAGTCGAAAGTGGCaagaaaaaaggtgaaaatagAAAGGACCATCTTTACACAGTCTACAG GCCTAATACGGGTCTGCAGTTGCGACAAGAGACGTTGGGTGAATTAGAGAAAAAGTACAAAAAGGTGGAAACTGAAGAAGCCGAACCACATTGGACTCAGCAGTATGACGCATCAGTAGACACATGTTCTCATGCATACTGGCGgggaaattgcaaaaataccACATTGGGACTGGATTGTGAAGTTGGATTGCGTAGGCGATCCTACAATGTACTTGCAGGATCGGTGCTGAGCGTGTGGAGTCGAGTAGAAAATGTACTAGCTACAAGATCTGGCCACAATTCAAAGATGCAGGTTGTGCGTTTGAGAACTG ATGAGAGCTTAAAAATAGTGGGCACGTTAATCCCAAAATCTTGTATGGAAGCATTGCGCGAAGCTCTCTCATCAGATGCTGAAAAAACTGAGGAGCAAACATTCTGA
- the LOC124177203 gene encoding protein strawberry notch isoform X5, whose protein sequence is MPRPKRTSTKRYKAEEVSEDSSAGSGSDFDDDEDPDKIEVPGGGKDLATAAGIGGIKEEKPLVPAPLLKGHGGVSILNQKFANKLPGGLVTKSNAAPGYEMLRVGGSQGTPAFMGVGGMGPVGQMAANNPYAFPPSLASLAGYNPAALFQHTMEMSNMMGMGSLMGLGSMAGLNPFMLQQFLTQNGMHPNWSGGLSGKAVSQLWMNSGDPGKMNMQPTLPEEEEVDDEDMGVAETYADYMPTKLKLGRKHPDPVVETASLSSVEPTDVWYKVVIPEEIIRSGALSALQLESITYASQQHEHLLPDGTRAGFLIGDGAGVGKGRTIAGIIFENYLRGRKRAIWVSVSNDLKYDAERDLKDIGAGKIEVHPLNKFKYAKISSAVNSNVKKGVIFSTYSALIGESSQSGGKYKSRLKQLLQWCGEDFDGLIVFDECHRAKNLCPTGSSKPTKTGLTVLELQNKLPKARVVYASATGASEPRNMAYMVRCGMWGEGTPFPEFTDFIAAVEKRGVGAMEIVAMDMKLRGMYIARQLSFHGVAFKIEEVPLSKEFTKVYDTSVKLWVEAMQKFQEAAELIDAENRMKKTMWGQFWSSHQRFFKYLCIAAKVKHAVAVAREAVKCGKCVVIGLQSTGEARTLEQLERDDGELSDFVSTAKGVLQTLVEKHFPAPDRNRIHRLLGLEPPKSGKSHNGDFEEAGGSTGKRKPVRQAAQRASKKVKTWSTDDDVSEDDRNGGGRSSGSEFKLSGTESEDDNRSDDESNASSDFNPFYSDSDSDADPWDRRKKKGKKHKKSPKKRLSTQDKIQSMLASKTSHNKNKRNGESGMGMPGMGLSMSQAPPRDAIERACCIKEELLAQIESLGDKLPPNTLDQLIDELGGPENVAEMTGRKGRVVQTEDGAIQYESRSEVDVPLETLNLTEKQRFMDGEKTVAIISEAASSGISLQSDRRARNQMRRVHITLELPWSADRAIQQFGRTHRSNQVNAPEYIFLISDLAGERRFASIVAKRLESLGALTHGDRRATETRDLSQFNIDNKYGRAALEATMKTIMGYESPLVPPPQDYKGDFFKDVADALVGVGLICNSESMPGVLTLDKDYNNMSKFLNRILGMPVDLQNRLFKYFTDTLNAIVTQAKKTGRFDMGILDLGTSGENVKRVKLYRFLRKHATGIAPTELHIVHVERGMSWAEAMDRWESLTGSKEGFYLSHQVRNGKQTAILAVAVESGKKKGENRKDHLYTVYRPNTGLQLRQETLGELEKKYKKVETEEAEPHWTQQYDASVDTCSHAYWRGNCKNTTLGLDCEVGLRRRSYNVLAGSVLSVWSRVENVLATRSGHNSKMQVVRLRTDESLKIVGTLIPKSCMEALREALSSDAEKTEEQTF, encoded by the exons ATGCCCAGGCCGAAACGAACC TCGACAAAGAGGTATAAAGCTGAAGAAGTCAGCGAAGACAGCAGTGCAGGTAGTGGCAGTGATTTTGATGACGATGAGGATCCAGATAAAATAGAAGTACCAG GTGGTGGAAAAGATCTGGCGACAGCTGCAGGCATTGGCGGAATTAAAGAGGAGAAACCATTGGTTCCAGCTCCCTTGCTCAAGGGACATGGTGGAGTTAGCA TACTCAaccaaaaatttgcaaataaacTACCGGGGGGTCTAGTTACAAAAAGCAACGCCGCTCCAGGCTACGAGATGCTTCGTGTCGGTGGGTCTCAGGGGACACCGGCCTTCATGGGTGTAGGTGGAATGGGGCCGGTTGGACAAATGGCTGCTAATAATCCCTATGCATTTCCACCGAGTCTTGCTAGTTTAGCAGGTTACAATCCCGCTGCCCTTTTTCAACATA CAATGGAAATGAGCAATATGATGGGAATGGGTAGTTTAATGGGCCTTGGATCTATGGCTGGTCTAAACCCATTTATGCTGCAACAATTCCTAACCCAAAACGGAATGCATCCAAATTGGTCTGGAGGATTGTCAG GTAAAGCCGTATCTCAATTGTGGATGAATTCCGGTGATCCGggaaaaatgaacatgcagCCGACACTgccagaagaagaagaagtggaTGATGAAGATATGGGTGTTGCAGAAACCTACGCAGATTACATGCCAACAAAAT TAAAACTAGGCCGAAAGCATCCTGATCCTGTTGTGGAAACCGCTTCATTATCTAGCGTGGAGCCGACAGATGTGTGGTATAAAGTTGTCATCCCTGAAGAGATTATTCGGTCCGGCGCCTTGTCCGCGTTGCAATTAGAATCGATAACATATGCATCGCAGCAGCACGAGCACTTATTACCAGATGGTACAAGAGCTGGTTTTCTCATAGGAGATGGAGCTGGAGTAGGAAAAGGTCGAACAATAGCtggaataatatttgaaaattatttaagaGGTAGAAAACGGGCGATCTGGGTATCTGTTTCtaatgatttgaaatatgaTGCTGAACGAGACTTGAAAGACATAGGCGCAGGAAAAATTGAAGTGCATccattgaataaatttaaatatgcgAAGATATCGTCGGCCGTGAATTCAAACGTTAAGAAAGGTGTTATATTCAGTACTTACTCAGCCCTCATCGGCGAATCTTCTCAAAGTGGGGGTAAATACAAAAGCCGACTGAAGCAGCTATTACAGTGGTGTGGCGAAGACTTTGATGGGTTAATTGTGTTTGATGAGTGTCACAGAGCGAAAAATCTCTGTCCTACTGGTAGTTCAAAACCAACAAAAACTGGCCTTACGGTATTAGAACTTCAAAACAAATTGCCTAAGGCACGTGTTGTATACGCTTCCGCGACGGGTGCGTCGGAACCAAGGAATATGGCTTACATGGTGAGATGTGGTATGTGGGGGGAAGGGACACCTTTTCCGGAATTCACTGACTTCATCGCTGCTGTAGAAAAAAGAGGTGTTGGCGCTATGGAAATTGTAGCTATGGACATGAAGCTGAGAGGAATGTATATAGCCAGACAGCTCAGCTTTCACGGTGTGGcattcaaaattgaagaagTTCCTTTATccaaagaatttacaaaagtGTACGACACTTCTGTGAAACTG TGGGTTGAAGCTATGCAGAAATTTCAAGAGGCTGCTGAACTTATTGATGCCGAAAAcaggatgaaaaaaacaatgtgGGGACAATTCTGGTCTTCGCatcaaagatttttcaagTATCTTTGTATAGCTGCTAAAGTTAAACATGCGGTAGCAGTTGCTCGTGAAGCAGTGAAATGTGGCAAATGTGTCGTGATAGGTCTACAATCTACTGGAGAAGCCCGTACCTTAGAACAACTAGAGAGAGATGATGGAGAACTCAGTGACTTTGTCTCAACAGCCAA GGGAGTTCTTCAAACTCTGGTGGAAAAACACTTCCCAGCACCTGATCGAAATCGAATACATCGATTGCTTGGTCTTGAGCCACCGAAATCCGGCAAATCTCATAATGGGGACTTTGAGGAAGCAGGAGGTTCAACAGGAAAACGCAAACCAGTGCGTCAAGCTGCACAGAGAGCATCGAAAAAGGTTAAGACATGGTCTACCGATGATGATGTGTCTGAGGATGACAGAAATGGCGGTGGTCGGAGTTCTGGATCGGAGTTTAAACTCTCTGGAACTGAAAGTGAAGATGATAATCGTAGCGACGATGAAAGTAACGCTAGTTCTGACTTTAATCCCTTCTACAGTGACAGTGATTCTGATGCAG ATCCGTGGGAccggaggaaaaaaaaggggaaGAAGCACAAAAAATCGCCGAAAAAACGTCTAAGTACGCAAGATAAAATTCAGTCGATGCTTGCAAGTAAAACATCacataacaaaaataaacggaACGGTGAGAGTGGTATGGGAATGCCTGGAATGGGCCTGTCAATGTCGCAAGCTCCACCACGTGATGCTATAGAGCGTGCTTGTTGCATTAAGGAAGAATTACTGGCTCAGATCGAATCTCTTGGTGACAAATTACCTCCAAATACACTGGATCAACTTATCGATGAATTAGGCGGACCTGAAAACGTTGCAGAAATGACAGGCAGAAAAGGTCGAGTTGTGCAGACTGAGGATGGTGCGATTCAGTATGAATCTCGGTCGGAAGTAGATGTTCCATTAGAAACTTTAAATTTAACAGAAAAACAAAGGTTTATGGATGGCGAAAAAACGGTAGCGATCATCTCCGAGGCCGCGAGCAGTGGTATTTCTCTGCAAAGCGATAGGCGGGCTAGAAATCAAATGCGAAGAGTACATATAACTCTAGAACTGCCATGGAGTGCCGACAGAGCTATCCAACAATTTGGAAGAACTCATAGATCCAATCAAGTCAATGCTCcagaatacatttttctaaTATCCGACTTAGCTGGAGAACGAAGGTTCGCTTCAATCGTAGCAAAACGTTTAGAAAGCTTGGGGGCTTTAACACACGGTGATCGAAGAGCTACAGAAACAAGAGATTTGTCACAGTTCAATATTGATAACAAATATGGTAGGGCTGCATTAGAAGCCACTATGAAAACAATAATGGGTTATGAAAGCCCACTGGTTCCACCACCGCAAGATTACAAAGGAGACTTCTTTAAAGACGTTGCAGATGCCTTGGTTGGGGTTGGACTAATTTGTAACAGTGAGAGCATGCCAGGCGTCTTGACCTTAGACAAAGATTACAATAATATGTCCAAATTTCTGAACAGAATTTTAGGAATGCCCGTCGATTTACAAAATAGACTTTTTAAGTACTTCACCGACACGTTGAATGCGATAGTGACTCAGGCGAAGAAAACCGGTCGTTTTGATATGGGGATTCTCGATTTGGGTACATCTGGTGAAAATGTTAAGAGAGTAAAATTGTACCGATTTTTACGGAAACACGCAACCGGCATTGCGCCAACGGAGCTACACATCGTTCACGTTGAGAGAGGGATGAGCTGGGCAGAAGCTATGGATCGGTGGGAATCTCTAACAGGATCCAAAGAAGGCTTTTACCTGAGTCATCAGGTCAGAAACGGAAAGCAGACAGCTATATTGGCTGTGGCAGTCGAAAGTGGCaagaaaaaaggtgaaaatagAAAGGACCATCTTTACACAGTCTACAG GCCTAATACGGGTCTGCAGTTGCGACAAGAGACGTTGGGTGAATTAGAGAAAAAGTACAAAAAGGTGGAAACTGAAGAAGCCGAACCACATTGGACTCAGCAGTATGACGCATCAGTAGACACATGTTCTCATGCATACTGGCGgggaaattgcaaaaataccACATTGGGACTGGATTGTGAAGTTGGATTGCGTAGGCGATCCTACAATGTACTTGCAGGATCGGTGCTGAGCGTGTGGAGTCGAGTAGAAAATGTACTAGCTACAAGATCTGGCCACAATTCAAAGATGCAGGTTGTGCGTTTGAGAACTG ATGAGAGCTTAAAAATAGTGGGCACGTTAATCCCAAAATCTTGTATGGAAGCATTGCGCGAAGCTCTCTCATCAGATGCTGAAAAAACTGAGGAGCAAACATTCTGA